From a region of the Bradyrhizobium sp. KBS0727 genome:
- the bfr gene encoding bacterioferritin, whose product MKGDPKVIDYLNKALRHELTAVNQYWLHYRLLDNWGYKVLAKQWRKESIEEMQHADKLIERIIFLDGNPNMQTLESLLIGKTVKEVLDRDLKAEMEAQALYREAATHCHGVKDYVTRDLFEQLTHDEEHHIDFLETQIDLVARLGLELYAQHHIGKLDQS is encoded by the coding sequence ATGAAAGGTGATCCCAAAGTTATCGACTACCTGAACAAGGCGCTGCGCCACGAACTCACCGCGGTGAACCAGTACTGGCTGCACTATCGCCTGCTGGACAATTGGGGCTACAAGGTGCTTGCAAAGCAATGGCGCAAGGAGTCCATCGAGGAAATGCAGCATGCCGACAAGCTGATCGAGCGGATCATCTTCCTCGATGGCAACCCCAACATGCAGACCCTCGAATCCCTCCTTATTGGCAAGACGGTGAAGGAGGTGCTTGATCGCGATCTAAAGGCGGAAATGGAAGCGCAGGCGCTTTACCGGGAAGCGGCAACCCACTGCCACGGTGTGAAAGACTATGTGACGCGCGACCTGTTCGAGCAGCTGACGCACGACGAGGAGCATCACATCGATTTTCTTGAAACCCAAATCGACCTCGTCGCCCGGCTCGGCCTTGAGCTCTACGCCCAACATCATATTGGCAAGCTCGACCAGAGCTGA
- a CDS encoding L-lactate permease, whose protein sequence is MWNQIYNPLGNAALSTVAAAIPVVLLLVLIASGKVKAHIAAIIALVVANIIAIAIFTMPAGMSIRASLLGVVSGFFPIGWIVLNVIFLYQVTVSTGRFELLKRAVGGVTEDRRLQLLLIAFSFGAFFEGASGFGTPVAITGSILLGLGFSPLAASGLSLIANTAPVAYGALGTPIAGLAQVTGLDPYILGAMVGRQLPLFSLIVPFWVVCAFAGWRGMKDVWPAILVTGVSFAVPQFVISNYINPWIVDIGASLISMGCLILFLKVWQPRQLWLSPALRGTDESAATMTTPKPLDKTPLTQRELWNALLPWIIVCVVMLIWGSGWFKNWANAIFIWNYPVPELHNLINSVPPVAAKPTPQGAVFGFTYLSFTGTGMLIAAIISGLLMGVGPARLIGEYGRTIKLCAISLITISAMLAIGTLTRLSGVDATLGLAFAATGVLYPFFGTLLGWLGVALTGSDTASNVLFGNLQKITSEQLGLSPILMSAANSSGGVMGKMIDAQSIVVASTATNWYGHEGSILRYVFLHSIVLACLVGLFVTLQAYVYPFTLMVLK, encoded by the coding sequence ATGTGGAATCAAATCTACAATCCGCTCGGCAACGCCGCGTTGTCGACCGTCGCCGCCGCAATTCCGGTGGTCTTGCTGCTGGTGCTGATCGCGAGCGGCAAGGTCAAGGCGCATATCGCGGCCATCATCGCGCTGGTTGTCGCCAACATCATCGCGATTGCGATCTTCACCATGCCCGCGGGCATGTCGATCCGGGCCTCGCTGCTCGGCGTGGTGTCCGGGTTCTTTCCGATCGGCTGGATCGTGCTGAACGTCATCTTCCTCTATCAGGTCACGGTCTCGACCGGCCGCTTCGAACTGTTGAAGCGCGCGGTCGGCGGCGTCACCGAGGACCGGCGGCTGCAGCTCCTGCTGATCGCGTTTTCGTTCGGCGCGTTCTTCGAAGGTGCTTCGGGCTTCGGCACCCCGGTCGCGATCACGGGCTCGATCCTGCTCGGCCTCGGCTTCTCGCCACTCGCCGCGTCCGGCCTGTCGCTGATCGCCAATACCGCGCCCGTCGCCTACGGCGCGCTCGGCACGCCGATCGCGGGCCTCGCCCAGGTCACCGGTCTCGACCCCTATATCCTCGGCGCCATGGTCGGCCGGCAGTTGCCGCTGTTCTCGCTGATCGTGCCGTTCTGGGTGGTGTGCGCGTTCGCCGGCTGGCGGGGCATGAAGGACGTCTGGCCGGCCATTCTGGTCACCGGCGTATCCTTTGCCGTCCCGCAATTCGTGATCTCGAACTACATCAATCCCTGGATCGTCGACATCGGCGCCTCGCTGATTTCGATGGGCTGCCTGATCCTGTTCCTGAAAGTCTGGCAGCCGAGGCAGCTCTGGCTGTCGCCGGCCTTGCGCGGCACCGACGAGTCGGCCGCGACCATGACGACGCCGAAGCCGCTCGACAAGACGCCGCTGACCCAGCGCGAATTGTGGAACGCATTGCTGCCGTGGATCATCGTCTGCGTCGTGATGCTGATCTGGGGCAGTGGCTGGTTCAAGAACTGGGCCAATGCGATCTTCATCTGGAACTATCCGGTTCCCGAGCTGCACAACCTGATCAACTCGGTGCCGCCGGTGGCCGCCAAGCCGACGCCGCAAGGCGCGGTGTTCGGCTTCACCTATCTGTCCTTTACCGGAACCGGCATGCTGATCGCCGCGATCATCTCCGGTTTGCTGATGGGCGTCGGGCCCGCGAGGCTGATCGGTGAATACGGCCGCACCATCAAGTTGTGCGCGATCTCGCTGATCACGATCTCGGCGATGCTCGCGATCGGCACGCTGACGCGGCTCTCCGGCGTCGACGCCACGCTCGGTCTCGCCTTCGCGGCGACCGGGGTGCTCTATCCGTTCTTCGGCACGCTGCTCGGCTGGCTGGGCGTCGCGCTGACCGGATCGGACACGGCCTCCAACGTGTTGTTCGGCAACCTGCAGAAGATCACCTCCGAACAGCTCGGCCTGTCGCCAATCCTGATGAGCGCCGCCAACTCGTCGGGCGGCGTCATGGGCAAGATGATCGACGCGCAGTCGATCGTCGTCGCCTCGACCGCGACCAACTGGTACGGCCACGAAGGCTCGATCCTGCGTTACGTGTTCCTGCACTCGATCGTGCTGGCCTGCCTCGTCGGCCTGTTCGTGACGCTGCAGGCCTATGTATATCCGTTCACGCTGATGGTCCTGAAATAG
- a CDS encoding HPP family protein: MQRGWRRVLDGAISRNDHRNWLAGAVAGLGGAIAIGAMEWLSVAAHYPLAVIPFATSIVLVIGSPDVAPAQPRAVIGGHLVTALVGFVVLKLTGPQGWAAAAAVGLSIVAMYITGTFHPPAGINPLLVVSGNLPATFLLAPVLAGAVLLTAFAFVWHRWVRRQNWPQRWV; the protein is encoded by the coding sequence ATGCAACGAGGCTGGCGGCGCGTGCTGGACGGGGCGATTTCCCGCAACGATCATCGCAATTGGCTGGCGGGGGCGGTCGCCGGCCTCGGCGGCGCGATCGCGATCGGCGCCATGGAATGGCTCTCGGTGGCGGCGCATTACCCGCTGGCCGTGATTCCGTTCGCGACCTCCATCGTACTGGTGATCGGATCGCCCGATGTCGCGCCGGCGCAGCCGCGCGCCGTGATCGGCGGCCATCTCGTGACGGCGCTGGTCGGCTTTGTTGTTCTGAAATTGACCGGGCCCCAGGGCTGGGCGGCGGCCGCCGCCGTCGGGCTGTCGATCGTCGCGATGTACATCACCGGGACTTTCCACCCGCCGGCAGGCATCAACCCGTTGCTGGTGGTGTCGGGCAATCTGCCGGCGACGTTTCTGCTCGCGCCGGTGCTGGCCGGCGCGGTGCTTCTGACCGCCTTCGCCTTTGTCTGGCACCGCTGGGTGCGGCGCCAGAACTGGCCGCAGCGCTGGGTGTAA
- a CDS encoding nitroreductase → MKFDDVILGRRSIRGYKPDPVPQELIKEILALAMRAPSSMNTQPWNFYIITGAPLDRIRQGNTQRNLAGVPHSREFRIGQPFEGVHRERQIGVAKQLFSAMGIARDDKERRQDWVMRGFRQFDAPVCVIITYDRALASSDDTAFDCGAAATALVNAAWARGLGAVINSQGIMQSPVVREHAGIADDQVIMKSIALGWPDHSFPANAVVSERKSVEEATTFVGFEGGA, encoded by the coding sequence ATGAAGTTTGATGACGTCATTCTCGGCCGGCGAAGCATTCGCGGTTACAAGCCCGATCCTGTCCCGCAGGAATTGATCAAGGAAATCCTGGCGCTGGCGATGCGCGCGCCATCGTCGATGAATACCCAACCCTGGAATTTCTATATCATCACCGGCGCACCGCTGGATCGCATCCGCCAGGGCAACACCCAGCGGAATCTGGCAGGAGTGCCGCACTCGCGCGAGTTTCGAATTGGCCAGCCATTCGAGGGGGTGCACCGCGAACGCCAGATCGGCGTTGCCAAGCAGTTGTTCAGCGCGATGGGAATCGCGCGCGATGACAAGGAGCGGCGGCAAGACTGGGTCATGCGCGGCTTTCGCCAGTTCGACGCGCCCGTGTGCGTGATCATCACATATGATCGCGCGCTCGCGTCCAGTGACGATACGGCCTTCGACTGTGGTGCCGCGGCTACCGCGCTTGTCAACGCGGCCTGGGCGCGGGGGCTTGGTGCCGTGATCAACAGCCAGGGGATCATGCAATCCCCCGTGGTGCGCGAGCATGCCGGGATCGCGGACGATCAGGTGATCATGAAAAGTATCGCCTTGGGCTGGCCGGATCACAGTTTTCCTGCCAATGCCGTAGTATCCGAGCGCAAATCGGTCGAAGAAGCGACGACCTTCGTGGGATTCGAGGGTGGAGCTTAG
- a CDS encoding ABC transporter ATP-binding protein/permease, protein MNNIRSTLASVWRIATPYFRSEDKWAGRGLLAAVISIELALVAIDVLLNQWSNRFFNALQEYNSDVFVREIGVFCLLAACFIALAVYQLYLNQWLQIRWRRWLTRHYLGEWLHSANHYRMQLQGDTADNPDQRIADDVKLFVERTLDIGLNLLNSVVTLFSFVLILWGLSAAAPLHLFGKDFDIPGYMVWGALIYAIFGTALTQWIGSPLVQLDFQQQRYEADFRFNLVRARENSEQIALLKGESAERQQLWHRFNNVVENWYGIMSRTKRLTAFTASYSQAAVIFPYILVAPAYFAKKIQLGGMTQTASAFGSVQKSLSVFVTIYRSLADWRAIVARLDGFETSIARAAAFADGTTAIAVDSSGGGKAIDLRGLEVQLPNGSPMVSANGLSLRSGERTLLTGPSGSGKSTLFRAIAGIWPFGTGSVAIPGDASVMMLPQRPYFPIGTLHGAIAYPGEIERFSADQLTDALVLVGLPNLAARLEEEGHWNRMLSLGEQQRLGLARALLHAPDYLFLDEATASLDEPSEAALYKLLAEKLPQTTIVSIGHRSTLDAFHQRNISMVRDGDRFALRDGKPA, encoded by the coding sequence GTGAACAACATCCGCTCGACGCTCGCGTCCGTGTGGCGCATCGCCACTCCCTACTTCCGTTCCGAGGACAAATGGGCCGGCCGCGGCCTGCTCGCCGCGGTGATCTCGATCGAACTGGCGCTGGTCGCGATCGACGTGCTCCTGAACCAGTGGAGCAACCGCTTCTTCAACGCGCTTCAGGAGTACAACTCGGACGTCTTCGTCCGGGAGATCGGCGTGTTTTGTTTGCTGGCGGCCTGCTTCATCGCGCTGGCCGTCTACCAGCTCTACCTTAATCAGTGGCTGCAGATCCGCTGGCGGCGATGGCTGACCAGGCATTATCTCGGCGAATGGCTGCACAGCGCCAATCATTATCGCATGCAGCTGCAGGGCGACACCGCCGATAACCCGGACCAGCGCATCGCCGATGACGTCAAGCTGTTCGTCGAGCGGACGCTGGACATCGGCCTGAACCTCCTGAACTCGGTGGTGACGTTATTCTCCTTTGTCCTCATCCTGTGGGGCCTGTCGGCGGCAGCACCGCTGCATCTGTTCGGCAAGGACTTCGACATCCCCGGCTATATGGTGTGGGGCGCGCTGATCTACGCGATCTTCGGAACGGCGCTGACCCAGTGGATCGGTTCGCCGCTGGTCCAGCTCGACTTCCAGCAGCAGCGCTACGAGGCCGACTTCCGCTTCAACCTGGTGCGCGCGCGCGAAAATTCCGAGCAGATCGCGCTGTTGAAAGGCGAGAGCGCGGAGCGCCAGCAGCTTTGGCATCGCTTCAACAACGTGGTGGAAAACTGGTACGGCATCATGAGCCGGACCAAACGGCTGACCGCGTTCACCGCGAGCTATTCGCAGGCCGCGGTGATCTTTCCCTACATCCTGGTGGCACCGGCCTACTTCGCCAAGAAAATCCAGCTCGGCGGCATGACGCAGACAGCTTCCGCTTTCGGCAGTGTGCAAAAGTCGCTGTCGGTCTTCGTCACCATCTATCGGTCGCTGGCGGACTGGCGCGCCATTGTCGCCCGTCTCGACGGATTCGAAACGTCGATCGCCCGCGCGGCCGCGTTTGCGGACGGCACCACCGCGATCGCCGTGGATTCGTCGGGCGGCGGCAAGGCGATCGACCTGCGCGGGCTCGAGGTGCAGCTACCCAACGGCTCGCCGATGGTCTCGGCCAACGGCCTCAGCCTTCGGAGCGGCGAGCGCACGCTGCTGACCGGCCCATCGGGCTCCGGCAAATCGACGCTGTTCCGCGCCATCGCCGGCATCTGGCCGTTCGGCACCGGTTCGGTCGCCATACCCGGAGATGCCTCGGTGATGATGCTGCCGCAGCGGCCGTATTTCCCGATCGGAACGCTGCACGGGGCGATCGCCTATCCTGGTGAAATCGAACGGTTCAGTGCCGATCAGCTCACGGACGCACTTGTGCTGGTGGGGTTGCCGAATCTCGCCGCGCGGCTTGAAGAGGAAGGGCACTGGAACCGGATGCTCTCGCTCGGCGAACAGCAACGCCTCGGATTGGCGCGTGCGCTGTTGCATGCGCCGGACTATCTGTTTCTCGATGAAGCAACCGCTTCGCTCGACGAGCCCTCGGAAGCGGCGTTGTACAAGCTGCTGGCGGAGAAACTGCCTCAGACCACCATCGTCTCGATCGGCCACCGCTCGACGCTGGACGCCTTCCATCAACGCAATATCAGCATGGTTCGCGACGGCGATCGCTTCGCGTTGCGGGACGGTAAGCCGGCCTGA
- a CDS encoding META domain-containing protein has protein sequence MHSFARLLKQAGVATLLLMAAPNFSLAQADDGFPFGTEMTLDVGRQAGSKRIPNIEIGDAGEVVLELWCKGGKGQFSVAGNTVIFVAGAMENRNCAPDLAQADDELIAALTDAATWKRQGDFVSFVGAKTLRFRINTN, from the coding sequence ATGCATTCATTCGCGCGTCTATTGAAGCAGGCTGGCGTCGCAACGCTGTTGCTGATGGCCGCCCCGAATTTCAGTCTCGCCCAGGCCGATGACGGCTTTCCGTTCGGCACCGAAATGACGCTCGATGTCGGGCGTCAGGCCGGGTCCAAGCGGATCCCGAATATCGAGATCGGCGACGCCGGCGAAGTCGTGCTCGAGCTCTGGTGCAAGGGCGGCAAGGGCCAGTTTTCGGTGGCGGGCAACACCGTGATTTTCGTCGCCGGCGCGATGGAGAACCGCAACTGTGCGCCGGATCTGGCGCAGGCGGATGACGAACTGATCGCGGCGCTGACGGACGCGGCGACCTGGAAACGACAGGGCGATTTCGTCTCGTTCGTCGGCGCAAAGACGCTGCGGTTTCGCATCAATACGAATTAG
- a CDS encoding PilZ domain-containing protein: MVETRTAPRHRVMKPAKIEYGGIKTPCTIRDISVTGAALEISELTGIVPPAFNLIMPEDGLKLPCHVVWRREFRIGVAFD, from the coding sequence ATGGTCGAAACCCGAACTGCACCCCGCCACCGTGTCATGAAGCCTGCCAAAATTGAATATGGCGGCATCAAAACGCCTTGCACGATCCGAGACATATCGGTCACTGGCGCGGCGCTGGAAATTTCCGAATTGACCGGGATCGTCCCACCGGCGTTCAACTTGATCATGCCGGAGGATGGCTTGAAGCTGCCATGTCATGTGGTCTGGCGCAGGGAGTTTCGGATCGGTGTCGCGTTCGACTAG
- a CDS encoding dodecin, with the protein MKGHVYKILELVGSSEKGIEDAIQNALTRASKTIRDMKWFEVVQTRGHIENGSVGHYQVTLRVGFTLEE; encoded by the coding sequence ATGAAGGGTCACGTCTACAAGATCCTGGAGCTTGTGGGATCTTCCGAAAAAGGCATCGAAGACGCCATTCAGAATGCCTTGACTCGCGCATCGAAGACCATTCGCGACATGAAATGGTTCGAAGTCGTGCAAACGAGAGGCCATATCGAAAATGGCTCTGTTGGCCACTACCAGGTCACCCTACGGGTTGGATTTACACTAGAGGAGTAA
- a CDS encoding DMT family transporter, with product MNEPTSGAKTSVQKSDTTPGLLGVACGIGAALFWALGFVATRHGLKAGFTPVDLLMHRFLWSGLVFLPFVLRAGLRDLCGIGWGRGMALMVLGGPVMSLISYAGFLFVPLGHGSVIQPSCATLGGLLFAAFLLHERIAPSRIVGALVIVAGLGVIGSESIAHIGLDGVRGDLIFVLTGMMFAGFGTLVRYWRVSAVSVAVVISVLSLLLFPAYAISGGLGRIAALGLHENALQAVAQGILSGPAAMYLFTASIQHLGAARASIFPATVPALTLLFSWLLLGEPPTALQMAGLATVLFGFYLAQRQR from the coding sequence ATGAACGAACCGACAAGCGGCGCAAAAACTTCCGTCCAAAAATCGGATACCACGCCGGGCCTGCTTGGGGTCGCGTGCGGTATCGGCGCGGCGCTGTTCTGGGCGCTCGGCTTCGTGGCGACACGGCACGGCCTGAAGGCGGGCTTCACGCCCGTCGACCTGCTGATGCATCGTTTCCTGTGGTCGGGTCTTGTATTCCTGCCGTTCGTTCTTCGCGCCGGTCTGCGCGATCTCTGCGGCATCGGCTGGGGCCGTGGTATGGCGCTGATGGTGCTGGGCGGACCGGTGATGTCGCTCATCAGTTATGCCGGCTTCCTGTTCGTGCCGCTGGGGCACGGCAGCGTGATCCAGCCGTCATGTGCGACGCTTGGCGGCTTGTTGTTCGCGGCATTCCTGCTTCACGAGCGCATCGCACCTTCGCGAATTGTCGGCGCGCTCGTCATTGTTGCCGGCCTAGGGGTGATCGGCAGCGAGTCGATCGCGCATATCGGGCTCGACGGCGTCCGCGGCGATTTGATCTTCGTGCTGACAGGCATGATGTTCGCGGGCTTCGGCACGCTGGTGCGCTACTGGCGCGTCTCGGCGGTGTCGGTCGCCGTCGTCATCAGCGTGTTGTCGCTGTTGCTGTTCCCGGCCTATGCGATATCGGGCGGATTGGGTCGCATCGCGGCGCTCGGTCTTCACGAGAATGCATTGCAGGCGGTGGCGCAAGGCATCCTGTCCGGGCCAGCGGCGATGTATCTGTTCACCGCCTCGATCCAGCATCTTGGCGCCGCCCGTGCCTCGATTTTCCCGGCGACAGTGCCCGCACTGACCCTGCTGTTCAGTTGGCTGCTGCTCGGTGAACCGCCGACCGCGCTGCAGATGGCGGGATTGGCGACCGTCTTGTTCGGGTTCTACCTGGCGCAGCGGCAAAGATAG